The window TCAGCACAAACCCCCGGCACTGCCTGACTCTTGGTCTAGAGAGGAGTAAGAGTGAAGAGAGGGGAAAGGCAAGAGATGGATTTTGTGGCCCTGCTGTCTTCGTGTACGTGGTGCACAGCACGGCCCTGCTGCTGTTCGGATTCTCCTGCATGCACGTGCAGGTAGGACACGGAGAGGATTCCTTGTGGGGCCGGGGCAGTGACAGTCACAGCAGTTTGGGTGatttctcttctccctcttgTCTCCAGGTGCTGACCCGGTTCCTCGgttcctcctctcccatcctgTACTGGTTCACAGCTTACCTGCTTCAGGAGCATGAACCTTTACTCTGGAGCACAGGGACTGATAATCCAACCTCTGGGAAGCCTCTTCAGGGTAAACCTCACAGTTCCCGTGGGAAAGGGACCTCGGACAACCCCATtgtgaggctgctgctgaaCTGGCGATCGATTACCCCCCTCAGCAAGAGCATCCTGGGCTTCTTCCTGGGCTActggctgctggggctgatCCTGCACTGCAACTTCCTCCCCTGGACATAGCAGGCTGTGTTGGCACAGACCTGCAGTGGGCCAGGAGCTCTGCTCAGAGCTGAAACTCACCTGCTCCAAAAGCCTGCGGTGGCTGTGATGACGCTGTTGTTGCGGTTGCAAAGGTGTTACTCCTCCATCACGGTGTCCCAGAAGGGATATTCTCTGTGGTGTGATGCTGCAGaatcctgccctgctcagctggGATTGCTGACAGCCAAAATTCCCTGCCTGGGATGGGGAATGCCCCTgggtcctgcagctgctgggggagaTGCTGGCAGGCGCTGGTTTGTGGCAGGATCCTGtgatggatttggggattccCTGGATGTGTGGTGGGCacagcaggagggcagggcGGCTCCAGCTGCCCGGAGCCGCTCACACAGGTCCGGTTCCTTTTCCGTGGTGCCGGTTCCAGGctcggggccgggctgggcggGGGTGGCGGTGCTGGGGCCGGGGGTGCCGGGCGATGCGTGGGCACGACCCCAATAAAGGTGAAAATTACCGGAGAGGCGGCTCAGCGCGCTCTGCCGggccgggatcgggatcgggattggggccgggatcgggaccggggCCGGGGTTGGTCCCGGGACGGGCCCGGAGCGGCAGTggggccggcagggggcgctgtgcggcggggccgggccggtgATCGGGGCCGGGCCGGTGATCGGGGCGGGGATCGGAGATCGGGGCGGGATCGGAGATCGGGGCGGGTCcgctggggccgggccggggatCGGGGCGGGACCGGGATCGGGGCGGGaccggcggggccgggccggggctccgGGCGCCGCGGCGGGGCCATGAAGGACTGCGAGTACCGGCAGATCCCGCCCGGGGCGGCGGCCACGCCAGGCCCGGGCCCGGGCGGGTCGCTGCCCCCGGCGGGCGGCGTTGCCCCGCGGGCCGGAGCGGCGAGGCGGCCCCGCAGGAAGTGGGAGGTGTTCCCGGGCCGCAACCGCTTCTTCTGCGGCGGCCGCCTCATGCTGGCGCGGCACAGCGGCGTCTTCGCCCTCACGCTCGGCCTCATCCTCGCCACCAGCGGCCTCTTCTTCGCCTTCGAGTGAGTCTGGGGCCGGCGGGCTCGGGGCCTCGGCTCCTGCCCCTCGGGGCTGCGAGCAGCGCCTGTCCCGTCCCTGAGGCCTGCCCCCGGCGCTTGGCTGGGTCCCTGCGGGGCCCGTGCTGGGAGGGAGCGGGCTGGGGGCCGCCTTCCCCCCGCGGGATCCCCGCTGGCCCTTCTCCCCTCTGCCCCCCGGCCCTGTCCCCCGGCACTGCCCCATCACCTGTCCCCGGGTGTGTTTGTGGGGGGCACGGGTTGTTCTGCATCTTGTTTGCTCGGTCTGGCCCCAGGAAGGGGTTTAACATCCCCCTAGGATGCCCCCCTGGGCTCTAAATACAGCTCCCAAGTCTCCCCTCTTGCTCCCGAGAAGAGAAGTGGCCTAAAATTGCACGCAAGGAAATCCCCGAAGCTCGTGGGCTTTGTCTACCACTGGGATCTGGGAAAAGAGGTTTTTCTAAATGGTGAAACCCTTCAGGGTCTCACCTCGAGGGTCTGCACTGGAGCTCGGCCCCATTGTGCAGCAGAGTCTGGGGACCAGGGGACTGCATCTCCCCAGAtgcagttttccttttcctttggaaagctGGTCCAGGgaagctccctgctcctgcagcctgagcaggggcagagccaggagcgTCCCCAAGTGtcctgtgctgccctggggagctggggaaggagcacCGTGGGTTCCTGACCCCTCGGAGGGTTCTGTCCTGCCTCCGTTTCTGTCCCGGGAGGGATGGGAGCCGCTTCTCCCTGGAGCAGGGGCCCCGCCTGCCTTTGGAGCACGGCGTTATCCCTGCAAGTCTCAGGAAAGCTGCCCGAGCCTGCTGGTGGGGAGATGAAAGTGCTTGATCGGATTAGAGGTTCTGAGAAGTCAGATGAGCTGAAAGGGACAGGCAGCTGCGGGAAGCAGGCTCAGCATCCCGatggaaaaatccctttctcAGCATCCCCCGTGCCCTAACAGCTCTCTCTGCCAGGTCGGGGGCTGACGGGCAGCTCGGCACAGTAACAGCTTTGTGTGGCCAGGCAGAGGACACAGAACATCTGCTCTGCCTCCCTTCTTGCCGAGTCACTCTCTTGCCTGAGGATGCCCTGGGGCTCTCCAAATCGTTATTTTAGCAGGACGCCTCTGCTGCAAAGGCTCCGGTTTGCTGGGTGTACAGTAAATACATCTTGCCTGTGTCTGCACTTCATGGATTCTAGGGGAAaacctggcacagggtgcccagagcagctgtggctgcctcggatccctggaagtgtccaaggccaggctggaagggcttggagcagcctgggagagaggaaagtgtccctgccctggcaggggtggaatgggatgatctttaaggtccaaACCATTTGGAGATTCTATGATTTCTTGTTCTAGTGGGGCACATTGGGCTCTGGAGGTTCTCCCAGGGACGGGGTGACAACAAGCTCACGTCTCTCCTTTCACAGACCTTTCTGTGGGTGACTGAGGGGCTCAGGCTTGGACTGAAGGCGTTTTGGTGCTTGCTGGGTGCTTTGTTCTGGacagctgagctggggaggTGAAACAAAAGTTGCTTAATCCTCTCAgagtgctgcagagcctgagcactgcctgcagccatcAGGACTGGGGTAGCCCATCCTGTGctggctctgggtgctgctcaGCCCTCTGCAGGAGGGGACAGTGGccctgtgtgtgcagggctgtgtcctCTGCTGTCCTCAGCTGCCACCTGTGGGTGATGGAGCTGGTTTGGTGTGGGGTGTGATCACACCAGTCCCCATCTCTGGAAAAGCTGCCCCAGGTCGGCTGCTGAGCCCACGAGCCCGTGACAGTTCATGGtgtgatgtcccagctgacagcagctctgtgcaatGATTGATAacaattccattttatttatcttttaacAGCTGCCCCTTCCTTGCCAATCACCTGACCCTGGCCATCCCCATCATCGCCGCCGTCCTCTTCTTCTTTGTCAtcagctgcctgctccagaCAAGCTTCAGAGACCCGGGAATCCTGCCCAGAGCCACCCCCAGTGAGGCTGCAGATCTGGAGAAGCGAATTGGTGAGAGCTCTGATCCCTCTCCTGTGCTTGGCTCTGTGTTTCTTTGCACCTTTCAGGCTCAGTGAGGCCCCTTTTTTGGGTCTTGGCTCTGTAAGGTTTGtccaggaggagaaaaatccAGAGTATCAGATTGTCAGGCGTGACAGTGTTTGCCAGTCATGATAAGAGGTGCAACAAGCTCCTCTGGCACAGCAGGCAGTGCCTCAGagaggctctgcagagcagctcaggtgCTCTTTGTTCCTGTTCAGTCCCAGAGCTGAAGGATAATTAATGCTTTTCGGTACTGTGATTTGCCATTgagcctgctgtgctgcagggtgtTCTTTAGAGTAGCCTAATGTTTGTCCTCTTCTAAAAACTGCTTTGTCACGCTGGTTTGGGGACAGCCAAGGAGGTGTTTGCATCCAGGAGCTGTGGACCTTGGTGATGTGACGGGTTGGAACAAATGCCTCAGCAAAGCTGATGTGAGACAGCTTGAATCCGTCCCGCTGAAGACAGATGCAAGGCAGTAATTCTACATCTGACtttaaaaatggtttttaaaTATCCCCAGAGTGGTGATCCATGTTTCTATTTATAAGGGCCTAAAGCAGTAATCTGGCTGCAGATGCTGCCTGATGTGCCAGCTGTTACTGCTAATATAATCCACTTATTATCCTCTTAACATGCTCACTGTTGCATCACTGTTTTCAAAGAATTCCTCACAGTTGGACAGGTACTTTTTTGGGAGTGACTAAAAGGAATAAATCCCAAAACTGCAAACATGATACCAGGGGTTTCCAGCTATTGAGTCCCTGCAGGCTGGGAGTACTGCAGCTGCAGGGTGACAGGCTGTGTGCTGGCAGTGGCAGggatgctcctgctgctgtggcagagccACAGGTGCCTTCAGAGCCAGGCTGCCTGTTGTGACCCGCTGGACACACAGAGATGAGCTGCTGttgctgggctgctgctttgCACTCACTGTTTGTCAGTTCCCACAGCACCAGAcactttctgcttcttcttggCATCCCAGCAGCCTCGCCACTGAACAAACAAAGTGAGGAGCTGACTGGAGCTCTTGGCTTCCCACCCTGCAACAAATCCTGTCTTGTGTTCTGTTAAAGCCAGGAGAGCTTGTGCCAACCCCAGCCCCTGCTAGGAGGCAGctgggggtggcacaggggtggcacaggggtgtGAGTGTCCCTCCTTGTCCCTGCAGACAGCATGGGCAGCTCCACGTACCGTCCCCCGGCCCGCACCATGGAGGTGGTGATCAACAAGTACGTGGTGAAGCTCAAGTACTGCTACACCTGCAAGATGTTCCGGCCACCACGCACCTCCCACTGCAGCGTCTGCGACAACTGCGTGGgtgagcggggctgggggggcaaTCCCAGcatatcctgagctgggagggacccacagGGGTCACtgatccagctcctggccctgcacagactcCCCAGCAATccccctgggcatccctggcactgcccaaacgctcctggagctctggcagcctcggggctgtgcccattccctggggagcctgggcagtgccagcacctcagGAGGAagagctccagccattccctctggtcctgtcactgatcCTTCACTTGTGTCCCTGGACAGATTGCTTTTTGCTTCTCCTGAAGGATTATAAAACAAGATACTACATGGTCTGCTTCCTACCATTTAAACTGAAAGCAGCCCTAGTGCACTGGCTCTGGGCAAGGGGCAGCACACCCCAGACTCCATGGCTCTGTGTTCTCTGGTTTTGGGAGGAGGGCTCTGTAAAATGCAGCACAGGCCTCCACAAACACAGGGTTTGCTGCAGGCTGCTCGTGCTGTGtggcctggctgtccccaggctggtaCAGACAccatggcagtgctgcagggaggtTCTGCCCTCgtgctgcagggcagggtcAGTTTGCAGCTCCTCGTTTTGTGGGGCTGAGCAGAGTCTGCTCCGAGCTGGGTGGCACGAGCCCTCCTCACCACGAGCCTCTGTTCCAGAGAGATTCGACCACCACTGCCCCTGGGTGGGCAACTGCGTGGGCAAGCGCAACTACCGCTACTTCTACGCCTtcatcctgtccctgtccttcctcACCGCCTTCATCTTCGCCTGCGTTGTCACCCACCTCACCCTGCGTAAGTGCCAGCCCAGAGGGGCCGTggtgccccagcacagctcccgtGGGACACAGCAGGGCATGGTCTGATGGGAGACACcaggggaggggtttggggctccagggaacagagccacggaccctgcctggctgcagaggccctttgggagctggggatgggattTGCTTCCCGGAGCAGGTGAGCTGGTGGTGCATCCACCCTGACCCTGCGACTTTCCCGTCAGCCCCGGCCTCCCCGAGCCACATCCTGGCGCTGCTGCACGTTCCAGGCTGCGGCTGTTCCTCCACAGGGATGGAGTTgtggctgcaggggcagggctgCCTGCTGGGATGCCATTCCTTCTCCTCTTTTGCTTTGCAGGCTCTCAGAGGGATGGGTTCCTGGCCACTCTGAAGACAACCCCTGCGAGATAtccttctgctggcagcagctgcactaaTCGCTAACAGAGAGGGGCCAGGAGCTCTTTGCAGGTCACCCTGGTGTCCCTCCCCCAGTTTAATTTAGTCCCCTGGCTACCTGGGACCAAGGGTGGGACAAAGTTGTTTCCCAGTTTGTAAGTTTAGGTGGaaagggaagagctggagcaggccTTGGTGGATCCCTGCAGACCAGCTtgcccaaacctccccaaacaaTCCTCTGCTTCTCCCTGCGGGATGATTTTGTTCCTTGAGACTTCCTTGACTTTTGTTTCactgtgctggagctggtgatttgttttttctcagtctGGTCTATTTTGGGCCTCTCAGGTTTTCACACTTACTTAGTCGCCTCCAACCTGACGACCAACGAAGATGTAAGTACCTGGATGTTtgtcctgctgccaggctgcccatgagccatCCTGAGGAGGTGTTCAGGGGATTCTTGGCTGCCTCAGTGCAGTGTTTCACTGCCTGTGATAACCCAGTGCAGAGCAAACAGCCTGTGCCCACGGCTGCACTTTCAGGTGGCTGAGTTAGAACCATCACGGGTGTGTTTTTCCCAGTCTGTTTGTGGCCTTGTTTAAAATTAGGAGTTGTGAGATTGAAAAAGGAAGGCTGGCCCAGAGGAGTATTTGGGTGTGAGCTTGGTGATCTGAATTCAGCATCCCGTGTAACCACGGGTTTCCTCTGAGACCCTGGGCCAGTCCCTTTGTGTCTGCCAGTTCCTCATCTCTAATTAGCAAATGATGTACAGACATCTGATGAGAGTTACCTTCAAATCTGGGGTGTGCACAGACTCCAAGGACCAAAGGAGTGCCCTGAGTGGGGCAGATTGTATGGAAAAGCAGGATCTGTCTGATCCTCAGAATCAAAATTTGCCCTTCTGGCCAGAAGTACCTGTAATCCTTGCTGGGAGcttccagcactgcaggagg is drawn from Poecile atricapillus isolate bPoeAtr1 chromosome 24, bPoeAtr1.hap1, whole genome shotgun sequence and contains these coding sequences:
- the ZDHHC18 gene encoding palmitoyltransferase ZDHHC18 isoform X1 gives rise to the protein MKDCEYRQIPPGAAATPGPGPGGSLPPAGGVAPRAGAARRPRRKWEVFPGRNRFFCGGRLMLARHSGVFALTLGLILATSGLFFAFDCPFLANHLTLAIPIIAAVLFFFVISCLLQTSFRDPGILPRATPSEAADLEKRIDSMGSSTYRPPARTMEVVINKYVVKLKYCYTCKMFRPPRTSHCSVCDNCVERFDHHCPWVGNCVGKRNYRYFYAFILSLSFLTAFIFACVVTHLTLRSQRDGFLATLKTTPASVLELVICFFSVWSILGLSGFHTYLVASNLTTNEDIKGSWSNKRGSEFANPYSHKSILTNCCAVLCGPFHPSLIDRRGFIQPDTGTPSSPKSEIPSFGAKTDTSMEDACQDFAISCTA
- the ZDHHC18 gene encoding palmitoyltransferase ZDHHC18 isoform X2, with protein sequence MKDCEYRQIPPGAAATPGPGPGGSLPPAGGVAPRAGAARRPRRKWEVFPGRNRFFCGGRLMLARHSGVFALTLGLILATSGLFFAFDCPFLANHLTLAIPIIAAVLFFFVISCLLQTSFRDPGILPRATPSEAADLEKRIDSMGSSTYRPPARTMEVVINKYVVKLKYCYTCKMFRPPRTSHCSVCDNCVERFDHHCPWVGNCVGKRNYRYFYAFILSLSFLTAFIFACVVTHLTLRSQRDGFLATLKTTPASVLELVICFFSVWSILGLSGFHTYLVASNLTTNEDIKGSWSNKRGSEFANPYSHKSILTNCCAVLCGPFHPSLIDRRGFIQPDTGTPSSPKSEIPSFGAKTDTSMVGGIP